A stretch of the Comamonas testosteroni TK102 genome encodes the following:
- a CDS encoding MarR family winged helix-turn-helix transcriptional regulator, with protein sequence MKNSIKPQGCTNLKLRQLSRIVTRHYDHFFAEVGLKITQYSLLSHVVKLGPIRPVDLAKRMQMDASTLTRNLQPLAAMGLLTIGAGADARSRLVTATETGVSKQTQAQQAWKAAQLALNAQLGTERVAALHDLIDSCIECLDGDEGSDDAQAD encoded by the coding sequence ATGAAGAACAGCATCAAGCCCCAGGGTTGCACCAACCTGAAGTTGCGCCAGCTCAGTCGTATCGTGACGCGGCACTACGACCACTTTTTTGCGGAGGTGGGCTTGAAGATCACGCAATACTCCCTGCTCTCCCACGTCGTCAAACTGGGGCCGATACGGCCGGTGGATCTGGCAAAGCGCATGCAGATGGACGCCTCGACATTGACGCGCAATCTTCAGCCGCTGGCAGCAATGGGCTTGCTGACGATTGGCGCTGGAGCCGACGCACGCAGCCGTTTGGTCACCGCAACAGAAACCGGCGTGTCTAAACAGACACAAGCACAACAGGCTTGGAAGGCTGCACAGCTTGCTTTGAACGCGCAGCTGGGGACGGAACGTGTGGCGGCGCTGCATGACCTGATCGACTCCTGCATTGAATGCCTTGACGGCGATGAAGGGAGCGACGATGCACAAGCCGATTGA
- a CDS encoding PaaI family thioesterase, giving the protein MTVDQVIERWRADEVAVRARLRAVDTGPHGSVAARSGMEMFEAIFAGELSPAPIGETLDFVPIRMEPGEAVFQGSPKRRHYNPLGTVHGGWFATLLDSAVGCAIHTTLPAGKAYTTLELKVNMVRALTEGVPLVRAEGRVIHAGRQVATAEGRIVGPDGKLYAHATTTCLIFDQPIGAKPS; this is encoded by the coding sequence ATGACTGTGGATCAGGTTATTGAGAGATGGCGGGCGGATGAAGTTGCAGTGCGTGCTCGTCTAAGAGCTGTGGATACTGGGCCGCACGGCAGTGTCGCTGCTCGTTCTGGCATGGAAATGTTCGAGGCCATCTTCGCGGGGGAGCTGTCCCCGGCTCCAATTGGCGAAACGCTCGACTTTGTTCCCATTCGCATGGAACCAGGGGAGGCGGTGTTTCAGGGCAGCCCAAAGCGTCGTCACTACAACCCGCTGGGCACGGTGCATGGAGGCTGGTTTGCGACCTTGCTCGACTCTGCAGTGGGTTGCGCCATTCACACGACCTTGCCGGCGGGCAAAGCCTACACCACCCTGGAGCTGAAAGTGAACATGGTGCGTGCGTTGACCGAAGGGGTGCCGTTGGTGCGTGCAGAGGGAAGGGTGATCCACGCCGGCCGACAGGTAGCTACAGCGGAGGGGCGTATCGTTGGTCCCGATGGGAAGCTGTATGCCCATGCAACCACAACCTGCTTGATCTTCGATCAGCCCATTGGCGCGAAGCCATCTTGA
- a CDS encoding sensor histidine kinase: protein MLLCWAIDAKAIEVSSPPSIQISDVILGLKVLDNTVEVWERGSPNEAPLNVAALPNGEIDGFRTVTAKTLDGRFDMRHLWLRMTLHNDLESPQAVQLALGACWLQHVNFYVLRMREGQVRASRMLAGISDPNQSLTRVPQIAINLAPGESVRVLVHVNSYASSKLDVALHTVDQWHMMERDYALFSGLLIGSILVFVVYSAALWRILRTPMMEWQTLGLLLAALYEATYRGYAQIILWPSSTEWGYRSHHVLVAGIVLSLLLYLRARLEKAQNYLPSSGILLLKLIAVLESVVLIGALFGPYEWFALTGIIVALFSLLTILACTYIYYRNGGPGGMTALLLVSVLAFGALLRAAALLVPNISVVQLLEQYVLVLPALTIGLFIITSSAYQYSHQRHQAQLTLLQWQSQQQERLEQEVEHKTSALKEALEQAEQRSLEQKELLAYVSHDLRAPVSAIIAYLQLMHQSPNKVDTDKLAAIERSAAYQLALIDELVDYAKDELQPPLALNEQSVDLSSLLSDLTKYAQALAHRQRNTFSLQIQSLLPTHIYLDGKRLQQAVLNLLSNAAKFTFDGNIDLKLHAQYRGREQWHLRFEVSDSGSGIDAKVLAGIQKSLAANRTHSKRGLGLLIAQRIIEKMNGHLSIDSQPGRGTNAVFFLMVKQVSDSPLFQALLTQTTSEKYNQLKTMHKLEALPREHKSELARLADQGNWSDLHCWIDAMDNGTDYQVLIKAVRQSLDDLDFEQISNIARDAPLR from the coding sequence ATGCTGCTGTGCTGGGCGATTGATGCGAAGGCGATTGAAGTGTCCTCCCCGCCAAGCATTCAGATCAGCGATGTGATTCTCGGCCTCAAGGTCCTGGATAACACGGTTGAAGTCTGGGAACGAGGTTCACCAAACGAAGCGCCGCTGAACGTGGCAGCCCTTCCTAATGGTGAGATTGATGGATTTCGCACTGTCACAGCCAAGACGCTTGATGGGCGATTCGATATGCGTCATCTGTGGCTCAGGATGACACTGCACAACGATCTAGAAAGCCCTCAAGCAGTGCAACTGGCTTTGGGGGCATGTTGGCTGCAACATGTGAATTTTTATGTCCTGCGCATGCGGGAGGGCCAGGTTCGCGCAAGTCGAATGCTGGCTGGAATCAGCGACCCCAACCAATCGCTGACCCGAGTACCTCAGATTGCCATCAATCTCGCTCCAGGAGAGAGCGTACGCGTACTGGTTCACGTCAATAGTTACGCATCCAGCAAGCTGGACGTCGCACTGCATACCGTGGATCAATGGCACATGATGGAGCGGGACTATGCGCTATTCAGTGGACTGCTGATCGGGAGCATCCTTGTTTTCGTAGTGTATTCCGCAGCACTGTGGAGAATTCTGCGCACCCCCATGATGGAATGGCAAACATTGGGGCTGCTGCTGGCTGCACTCTACGAAGCGACCTATCGCGGCTATGCACAAATCATACTTTGGCCCAGCAGCACAGAGTGGGGTTACCGCTCCCATCATGTTCTGGTGGCTGGCATCGTACTGAGCCTATTGCTGTATCTGCGGGCGCGCCTGGAAAAAGCGCAAAACTATCTGCCCTCATCCGGAATACTCCTGCTCAAGCTCATCGCTGTCCTGGAAAGCGTTGTTCTGATCGGTGCACTATTTGGACCTTATGAGTGGTTCGCACTTACCGGCATCATCGTCGCACTGTTTAGTCTGCTCACGATTCTGGCTTGCACATATATCTACTATCGCAATGGGGGGCCAGGGGGCATGACTGCCTTGCTGCTGGTCTCTGTCCTGGCATTCGGTGCATTGCTACGCGCCGCCGCACTGCTTGTGCCCAATATCTCAGTGGTTCAGCTTCTCGAGCAATATGTGCTTGTGCTGCCCGCCCTGACGATCGGCCTTTTCATTATCACCAGCTCGGCCTATCAATATTCCCATCAAAGGCATCAGGCGCAGCTCACATTGCTGCAATGGCAAAGCCAGCAGCAAGAGCGCCTGGAACAAGAGGTCGAGCACAAAACCAGCGCGCTCAAAGAGGCTCTAGAACAAGCAGAGCAACGTTCGCTGGAACAAAAAGAACTGCTCGCCTATGTCAGTCATGATTTGCGAGCACCTGTCTCTGCGATCATTGCCTATCTGCAGCTGATGCACCAGTCCCCGAACAAGGTTGACACGGACAAACTGGCAGCCATTGAAAGAAGTGCAGCCTACCAATTGGCATTGATAGACGAGCTGGTGGACTATGCCAAAGATGAGCTGCAGCCTCCATTGGCATTGAATGAGCAATCAGTGGATCTGAGTTCTTTGCTGAGCGATCTGACCAAGTACGCCCAGGCCCTGGCCCATCGCCAGCGCAATACCTTTTCACTGCAAATCCAGAGCCTGCTGCCCACACATATCTATCTGGACGGAAAGCGCCTGCAGCAGGCGGTGCTCAATCTCCTGTCCAACGCTGCGAAATTCACATTCGACGGAAACATTGACCTCAAGCTGCACGCCCAATACCGTGGCAGAGAACAATGGCATCTACGCTTTGAGGTTAGCGATAGCGGTTCCGGCATAGATGCAAAAGTCCTTGCCGGAATTCAGAAATCGCTGGCAGCGAATCGCACCCACAGCAAGCGAGGACTGGGGCTTCTGATAGCGCAGCGCATCATTGAGAAAATGAACGGCCATCTATCGATAGACAGCCAACCAGGGCGCGGCACCAATGCGGTTTTCTTTCTCATGGTGAAGCAGGTATCGGATAGCCCTCTCTTCCAGGCTTTGTTAACTCAAACCACATCGGAAAAATACAATCAGCTGAAGACCATGCATAAACTCGAAGCTCTTCCAAGAGAGCACAAGAGCGAATTGGCTCGGCTTGCAGACCAAGGAAACTGGAGCGATCTGCACTGCTGGATTGATGCCATGGATAACGGCACGGACTATCAGGTTTTGATCAAGGCGGTCAGACAATCCCTGGATGATTTGGATTTTGAGCAGATCAGCAATATCGCACGCGATGCACCACTGCGATGA
- a CDS encoding DNA-binding response regulator, protein MSYWSPAGPSGERILVIDDNVAELKILLELLKSNGYRLSVAMDGMQGYRRATTQQFELILLDVNMGDVDGFTACRLLKADPSTADIPVIFVTSCASPQERLKGLQLGAVDYIQKPFDINEVLARVEIHLALTQRQGKPDQDACTSPEPPAQDSEPARLSSTLSAVHNLTLLRAAQQLVLSDLSKVPPLPELATQLGTNEKRLTRVFQTHTGNTVYKFIREARLHEAKRMLASSAMHIEEVAAAIGFSSAANFSSAFHAYFGCTPSAFRRSCLGQKP, encoded by the coding sequence GTGTCTTACTGGTCGCCTGCAGGCCCCTCCGGGGAAAGAATTCTCGTCATCGACGACAACGTGGCTGAACTCAAGATCCTGCTGGAATTGCTCAAAAGCAATGGCTATCGTCTTTCCGTCGCCATGGACGGCATGCAAGGCTATCGCCGCGCCACCACTCAGCAATTTGAATTAATCCTTCTGGACGTAAACATGGGCGATGTCGATGGATTTACCGCCTGCAGGCTACTGAAGGCTGACCCTTCCACGGCAGACATCCCTGTGATTTTTGTGACTTCTTGCGCTTCACCCCAGGAGCGTCTCAAGGGATTGCAGCTGGGCGCCGTGGACTACATCCAAAAGCCGTTCGACATCAATGAGGTTCTTGCGCGTGTGGAAATCCATCTGGCTTTGACGCAACGCCAAGGAAAACCAGACCAAGATGCATGCACTTCACCAGAACCTCCAGCGCAGGATTCTGAGCCAGCAAGACTATCGAGCACACTGAGCGCTGTTCACAATCTGACCTTGCTGCGGGCTGCGCAGCAGTTGGTCCTTTCCGACTTGTCCAAGGTTCCGCCCCTGCCTGAATTGGCAACCCAACTAGGCACCAATGAAAAGCGCTTGACAAGGGTCTTTCAGACTCACACGGGCAACACGGTTTACAAATTCATTCGCGAGGCTCGCCTTCACGAGGCCAAACGCATGCTTGCCAGCTCCGCCATGCATATAGAAGAAGTGGCCGCAGCCATAGGATTCTCCAGCGCAGCGAATTTCTCCTCCGCTTTTCATGCCTACTTTGGCTGCACCCCATCCGCTTTTCGGCGCTCCTGCCTGGGTCAGAAGCCATGA
- a CDS encoding Ig-like domain-containing protein has protein sequence MEAVYKSGGKIVLAQQGLVLDKPSAVILKVAPEQIAKSVRVGNDLVLTLVDGEQIHVNGFFTAYAEDGRNDLVLEDQHGVLWWGQYGKAWEGFEFTEIESDEPAAPWLPWLLGLALGGLAASSGGGGGKNIDHPPEAADPHVGLRHLASDPVPGQEFSNGGNTVSVREDQPFNGKITGQDKDGDPLTYELGTPPAHGTVVVTPDGKYTYIPNKDWSGPGTDEFTVIVDDGKGGKTTTTVTVNVTPEQDAFDDRASTGFEKSVTIDVLGNDDFEGSNVKITHVNGSAIAEGQTVTVTDGSVKLEGGQLVFTPDAGFNGDARFSYTAQTDGGTPETADVIVTVAANQLPETTDPNEGLNPGDPGYIPGQSFTPGGGYTVTVGEDQRFNGKITGEDKDGDPLTYELGTPPAHGTVTIDKHTGKYLYTPHQDWSGPGTDEFTVIVDDGKGGKTSTTVTVSVTPEQDAFDDRASTGFEKSVTIDVLGNDDFEGSNVKITHVNGSAIAEGQTVTVADGSVKLVGGQLVFTPDAGFNGDARFSYTAQTDGGTPETADVTVTVSQPPVFVDPSDPGEPPVTSYAFEYEENSPVGKWLGQVKANDADSTSVTYSIDPASDPDGWYAIDATTGEITLTAAGAASQANDFEQGSNSQTITVVATDSEGGKTEVAVTLNEKDLNDNAPVLVMDPEDKVLHVAEEALVGGIKDDPGSTTTATGKISFTDADKTPDINTFSLEMQGPADGSITSGGVAVTWSWDAGSSTLTGMAGAKEVMTVKVGALTEVGGRYEASYTVTLKGPVDHAVGRGANTLDLDFKAIVHDGKQSSQIGFVVEVKDDVPALADDAELVINLAKLQTNVMIVLDLSGSMAWDSNGKVLPGGGSNANSRLSLAKKALEALINKYEEYGDVAVKLVTFNGSTANAHATWMSAATAIAIINGLTATGGTPYKAALNAAMGTNGFADNVGKLTGEGVQNVSYFITDGVPTLGQGVNPRLQAQWEDFLTTHHINSVGVGFGGIKTGDIPNIDPIAYNGPAGVENAVVLANSAAELNSTLQDLIQLPRLEGSLRGELDSAVEGYGADGGFINVLEVDGVSYTYLPGQALQVAGNPASGTYTYDAAKHLITIKTAAGGSLTVEFDTGKFIYEGKALASYWDRFGYTIQDGDGDQASTVKDVKVVYDGGDPGPKPAYASPLLAMSLDPEQLDALHEGAEEPAATALPALHDVLQSKDEAAGDIDGLGSVQAPAAAVAPVAASQDLALYMPDPLPEEELHQPVHA, from the coding sequence ATGGAAGCCGTATATAAATCGGGTGGAAAAATCGTCCTTGCGCAGCAAGGACTGGTCTTAGACAAGCCTTCTGCAGTCATCCTCAAAGTTGCACCGGAACAGATCGCCAAATCAGTGCGTGTCGGTAATGATCTGGTGTTGACGCTGGTCGATGGAGAGCAAATCCATGTGAACGGATTCTTCACGGCATATGCAGAGGACGGGCGCAATGATCTGGTCTTGGAAGACCAGCACGGGGTGCTCTGGTGGGGACAATATGGAAAGGCCTGGGAAGGCTTCGAGTTCACCGAGATCGAATCGGATGAGCCTGCCGCACCGTGGTTGCCTTGGCTTCTGGGGCTGGCCTTGGGTGGGCTGGCTGCGTCGAGCGGCGGGGGCGGCGGCAAGAATATCGACCATCCTCCTGAGGCTGCCGATCCCCATGTGGGTTTGCGTCACCTTGCCTCAGACCCTGTGCCCGGGCAGGAATTCAGCAATGGCGGCAACACGGTTTCGGTACGTGAAGATCAGCCGTTCAACGGCAAGATCACCGGTCAGGACAAGGACGGTGACCCACTGACCTACGAGCTGGGCACTCCGCCCGCTCACGGAACCGTGGTCGTGACACCGGACGGCAAGTACACCTACATCCCCAACAAGGACTGGAGCGGCCCGGGCACGGACGAGTTCACGGTGATCGTGGACGATGGCAAGGGCGGCAAGACCACGACCACGGTGACCGTGAACGTCACGCCCGAGCAGGATGCGTTCGACGACCGGGCGAGCACGGGCTTTGAGAAGTCCGTCACCATCGATGTGCTGGGCAACGACGACTTCGAAGGCAGCAACGTCAAGATCACCCACGTCAACGGCAGCGCCATTGCCGAAGGCCAGACCGTGACCGTGACCGATGGCAGCGTCAAGCTGGAGGGCGGCCAACTGGTGTTCACGCCCGATGCGGGCTTCAACGGCGACGCCCGGTTCAGCTACACGGCGCAGACCGACGGCGGCACGCCCGAGACGGCGGATGTCATCGTGACGGTGGCAGCCAACCAGTTGCCCGAGACGACCGATCCCAACGAAGGCCTTAACCCCGGCGACCCTGGCTACATCCCCGGCCAGAGCTTCACGCCTGGCGGCGGCTACACCGTCACCGTGGGCGAGGATCAGCGCTTCAACGGCAAGATCACGGGCGAGGACAAGGACGGTGACCCACTGACCTACGAGCTGGGCACTCCGCCCGCTCACGGCACCGTGACTATCGACAAGCACACCGGCAAGTACCTCTACACGCCCCACCAGGACTGGAGCGGCCCGGGCACGGACGAGTTCACGGTGATCGTGGACGACGGCAAGGGCGGCAAGACCTCGACCACGGTGACCGTGAGCGTCACGCCCGAGCAGGATGCGTTTGACGACCGGGCGAGCACGGGCTTTGAGAAGTCCGTCACCATTGACGTGCTGGGCAACGACGACTTCGAAGGCAGCAACGTCAAGATCACCCACGTCAACGGCAGCGCCATTGCCGAAGGCCAGACCGTGACCGTGGCCGATGGCAGCGTCAAGCTGGTGGGCGGCCAACTGGTGTTCACGCCCGATGCGGGTTTCAACGGCGACGCCCGGTTCAGCTACACGGCGCAGACCGACGGCGGCACGCCCGAGACGGCGGATGTCACCGTGACGGTGAGCCAGCCACCGGTGTTTGTCGATCCAAGCGATCCTGGCGAACCGCCGGTGACCAGCTATGCCTTTGAATACGAAGAGAACAGCCCCGTTGGCAAGTGGCTGGGTCAGGTAAAGGCCAATGATGCCGACAGCACATCGGTGACCTACAGCATCGATCCGGCCAGCGATCCCGATGGCTGGTATGCGATTGATGCTACGACTGGGGAGATCACGCTGACGGCGGCTGGAGCGGCGTCGCAAGCCAATGATTTCGAGCAAGGCAGCAATAGCCAGACGATCACGGTGGTGGCGACCGATAGCGAGGGAGGCAAGACCGAGGTCGCTGTCACGCTCAATGAAAAGGACCTGAACGACAACGCCCCTGTGTTGGTGATGGACCCCGAAGACAAGGTGTTGCATGTTGCGGAGGAGGCCCTGGTCGGAGGCATCAAGGATGACCCGGGCAGCACGACCACAGCCACGGGCAAGATCAGCTTTACCGATGCGGATAAGACACCGGACATCAACACCTTTTCGCTGGAGATGCAAGGCCCTGCGGACGGCAGCATCACTTCGGGCGGCGTGGCGGTGACCTGGAGCTGGGATGCTGGCAGCAGCACGCTGACCGGCATGGCCGGTGCCAAGGAGGTCATGACCGTCAAGGTCGGAGCCCTGACCGAGGTTGGTGGCCGGTACGAGGCAAGTTATACGGTCACTCTCAAGGGCCCCGTGGATCATGCAGTCGGCCGTGGTGCAAACACGCTGGACCTGGACTTCAAGGCCATCGTTCACGATGGCAAGCAGAGCAGCCAAATCGGGTTTGTCGTGGAGGTCAAGGATGATGTCCCGGCACTTGCCGATGATGCAGAGCTGGTGATCAACCTCGCCAAGCTGCAGACCAATGTGATGATCGTGCTGGACCTGTCAGGCAGCATGGCCTGGGATAGCAACGGCAAGGTACTGCCTGGCGGTGGCTCCAACGCGAACAGTCGACTGAGCCTAGCCAAGAAAGCGCTTGAAGCCCTGATCAACAAGTACGAAGAGTACGGCGATGTGGCGGTCAAGCTGGTGACTTTCAACGGCTCCACCGCCAATGCCCATGCCACCTGGATGAGTGCCGCGACGGCCATCGCTATCATCAATGGCCTGACAGCGACTGGCGGTACGCCCTATAAAGCCGCCCTCAACGCGGCGATGGGTACCAATGGCTTTGCCGACAATGTGGGCAAGCTGACCGGGGAGGGGGTGCAGAATGTTTCGTACTTCATCACCGATGGTGTGCCTACCTTGGGCCAAGGCGTCAACCCAAGACTGCAGGCTCAGTGGGAAGACTTTCTGACGACTCACCACATCAACTCCGTGGGGGTGGGCTTTGGCGGTATCAAGACGGGCGATATCCCGAATATTGACCCGATCGCCTACAACGGCCCAGCTGGAGTGGAGAACGCCGTGGTCCTGGCCAATTCGGCGGCGGAGCTCAACTCCACGCTGCAGGACCTGATCCAGTTACCCAGGCTGGAGGGCTCGTTGCGCGGCGAACTCGACAGCGCCGTGGAAGGCTATGGTGCAGACGGTGGTTTTATCAATGTGCTGGAGGTCGACGGCGTCTCCTATACCTACCTGCCCGGGCAGGCGCTGCAGGTGGCGGGCAACCCGGCTTCGGGAACCTACACCTATGACGCCGCCAAGCACCTCATCACCATCAAGACAGCTGCAGGTGGCTCGTTGACCGTGGAGTTCGATACGGGCAAGTTCATCTATGAGGGCAAGGCGCTGGCTTCCTACTGGGATCGCTTTGGCTACACCATCCAGGACGGAGATGGCGACCAGGCATCGACCGTCAAGGATGTGAAGGTGGTCTACGACGGTGGCGATCCCGGCCCCAAGCCTGCGTATGCGTCGCCGTTGCTGGCCATGAGCCTCGACCCGGAGCAGCTCGATGCTCTGCATGAGGGTGCGGAGGAGCCTGCTGCTACGGCGTTGCCTGCGCTGCACGATGTGCTGCAGTCCAAGGACGAGGCCGCCGGCGACATCGACGGACTGGGTTCGGTGCAAGCTCCTGCAGCCGCTGTTGCTCCTGTCGCTGCGTCACAGGATCTTGCCTTGTATATGCCAGATCCTTTGCCAGAGGAAGAGCTGCACCAGCCGGTGCATGCCTGA
- a CDS encoding TolC family outer membrane protein → MSIKSKLPLVFVQQVAAAVALACAVGGAHAAAAGGQAMDMRAAVQAAVAWHPAVRTAQRQLQGADEGVASARAGYYPQVKGGVGAQVNNRDVYPYTSRRVYDASVSVSQMLYDFGKVDSAVKQAEAGIELAQAQVYLSTDDVAREAAQAWVELRRQQAMVAIAKSQLEGVGALAELAWERQVKGASTRSDFMQAQSRRDGARGQLINYEAQARRWQARLMTLTGMQTPPTLSAGRGGMPDALPQACTAAQLLPTATVRRAQGQRALALAELKAADAQLMPTLSVDGSASRGLTAASRPAGYPDLDMRVMFNVSAPLFEGGRNQARQRAAGHALEAADAAVANAEFQARQSLRDAQDQSQGLGERQPVVDERIASIRITRDLYREQYLQLGTRSLLDLLNAEQEYHGARFEQVDNAHDLLRLAVECWYQSGRLADEFSLDTRLRDVSQGVMR, encoded by the coding sequence ATGTCGATCAAGTCCAAACTTCCTCTGGTTTTCGTGCAGCAGGTTGCCGCAGCGGTCGCACTTGCCTGTGCCGTGGGAGGCGCCCATGCAGCTGCCGCTGGAGGCCAAGCCATGGATATGCGTGCAGCGGTGCAAGCTGCTGTGGCATGGCACCCCGCCGTGCGCACGGCGCAGAGGCAACTGCAGGGAGCCGATGAGGGCGTGGCTTCGGCCCGCGCCGGTTATTACCCGCAGGTCAAGGGCGGGGTGGGGGCGCAGGTAAACAACCGCGATGTCTACCCCTATACCTCGCGGCGCGTGTATGACGCCAGCGTTTCGGTGTCGCAGATGCTGTATGACTTCGGCAAGGTGGACAGCGCCGTGAAGCAGGCTGAGGCCGGCATTGAGCTTGCCCAGGCGCAGGTGTATCTGTCCACCGACGATGTGGCGCGCGAGGCTGCGCAAGCCTGGGTGGAGCTGCGTCGCCAGCAGGCCATGGTGGCGATTGCCAAAAGTCAGCTCGAAGGCGTGGGGGCGCTGGCGGAGCTGGCCTGGGAGCGACAGGTCAAAGGTGCCAGCACCCGTTCCGACTTTATGCAGGCGCAATCGCGCAGGGATGGTGCACGCGGCCAGTTGATCAATTACGAGGCGCAGGCGCGCCGCTGGCAGGCGCGGCTGATGACTCTGACCGGGATGCAGACGCCCCCCACCCTGAGTGCAGGAAGGGGAGGTATGCCGGATGCCCTGCCCCAGGCCTGCACTGCTGCGCAGCTGCTGCCCACGGCGACGGTGCGCCGAGCTCAGGGGCAGCGGGCGTTGGCCCTGGCCGAGTTGAAGGCCGCTGACGCACAACTGATGCCCACGCTATCGGTGGATGGATCGGCCTCGCGCGGGCTTACCGCAGCATCGCGCCCGGCCGGCTACCCGGATCTGGATATGCGCGTGATGTTCAATGTATCGGCGCCGCTGTTCGAGGGAGGGCGCAACCAGGCCCGCCAGCGCGCAGCAGGGCACGCGCTGGAGGCTGCGGACGCGGCTGTGGCCAATGCCGAGTTCCAGGCTCGGCAGTCGCTGCGTGATGCACAGGACCAGAGCCAGGGTTTAGGGGAGCGCCAGCCGGTGGTGGACGAGCGTATCGCCAGCATCCGCATCACGCGTGACCTGTACCGTGAGCAATACCTGCAATTGGGCACGCGCTCGCTGCTGGATCTGCTCAATGCCGAGCAGGAATACCACGGCGCACGTTTCGAGCAGGTGGACAACGCTCATGACCTGCTGCGGCTGGCTGTGGAGTGCTGGTACCAGAGCGGACGGTTGGCGGATGAGTTCTCGCTCGATACGCGGCTCCGGGATGTGAGCCAAGGAGTGATGCGATGA